In Salinibaculum sp. SYNS191, the genomic window TATGAAAACGGCACACCCCCAGATCTCGTTTATCTCAACGAGGAGTGGGCAGATCGATTTCCGATACCCCGAATGCCGACCGTTTCGGATTCCCTTCATCGCACGCTCACTGAACAGTTCGATTCTGTGCGCTATGTAGTCGGAACAACCAGTCCGGAGTGGGCCGAAGACGACGAGTCGGTCGGGAGTTTTAACGTTTCGACAACGCGGGAGAATTTTAACCGGGTACAAGTTCACTCCAAGGTCACCGCTTCGTCCGATGGTACGTACCTAACAATCCACTCGGTTGACGGACTCTGGAACTTTGATTCGAATGAGTAACAGATGCTCTGAGTCGGTCACGTAGTTATTTACAGGAATGAGTAGTTGACGTATCCGTTGCCGCATACAGGGCGCATAGTCAGAGCAGAGGAACTGTTGAAATGAACCACCCTGATTGGCCAAGAGAGCAGGTGTAGCTATCGTTGAACGAACACGGCAGGATGCCCTGCAGACTGTAACTCGGTTGCACCAACCAGCTCCCAATAATCTTGAAGGGTCGTTCCGAGCACGTGTTCGATTTCTTTCTCAGTTAATAGATTTGTTCCGGACACGACGGGAGAGAAAAACTCGCGCTTCTGTTGGGAAGCGTCTCGGAGCCAGTCCCGGGTTGCTTCGGTCGGATAGTTAAAGATCAGGTATCCACCGGAGGCAACGTGATTGTAGAGGGTTTCGATCGCGATTTCGATCTCCTCGACGAAGTACAGCGTCGCCATGCAGTAGACGATATCGAACTCTCGGCCCATATCGATGTCAGGTAGCGATCTCACGCTGAAGGAGATGTTAGACAGGTCGCGTTGCTCGGCTAACTCACGGTTGTCCCGAATCACGTGCTCAGAGATGTCACAGCAGTAAAACTCTATGTCGGGATGTCGATCCGCAAGCGCGACTTCGGTGACGGCCGGGCCACAGCCGACCGAGGCGAACGAATCGGGTGACGACCCTAATGCAGTGAAAAATCGGTCTACGTACTCGTCCATCATCTCACCAGCGAGATACGCAGATCTCTCGTACTCGCCCGTCGAGTAGAACTGGTTCCAATCGTCTTCGGCCATGTCTCGTTCGTCCTTCGCCAGAATGAAATTATTTTACACGAACTCGGAGAGTTACCTGGTTCGTACGCTCATCCCACAACTGACTTAAAAAGCAGAATCTGAAATAGATAGCTGCTCTGTTGATGGATACACCCTCTGTATCGGTCACGCCGTTTCTGGCAGGAATCGAGTAGTTGGCACAGGTGGTGCTGCAGACAGGGGGCGACGCGTCTGGTGTGCGTTCATTAACCGGACCACCAGACCTGCTCACCGTCGCGAGGTTCCATGAGGTCAGCGTGCTCCGATAAATTGCCTGATGAGTCGTGCCTCTGCCTTCTGCAGATGATTCGAGGCAGTGCTCGTTGCACAGTCGAGCACCTCGGCTACGTCTGCGACACTTCCGGTCCGTGGATACTCGTAGTACCCGACCGTCACCGCCGCGCGAAGCGCCTCACGCTGGCGGGCCGTGAGATCGACAGCAGGGACGTCCGGGCGCGCATCGTACTCGCCGATCTCGGACACCTCGACGGTGATTTCGTCGGGCAACCTGTCGAGACTCCCCTCCAGGTCTGCAGGTTCGCCGAGGACGTCGAAGTCTACTCGCCCGTCGGGCCGATAGGCGAGCGGTGGCACAACGACGACTGACGGCTGTTCGAACGCTGTGCGGAAGCGCTCGAAGACGTCCTTCTCACGCTCTCGAACGTACGCGTAGAACGAACCGTCGTCGACTGGGGTGATATCGTAGTCGACCGTCCCCTCGGCACCAGCAATGTGCTGTTCGTACCGCTCCCGCTCGCCGATGATGTAAAATAGCGTATGTATGATAGCACCCTCGCCCAGCAAGTTCCAGGTGACGAGCCAACTGCGCTCGACCCCCTCGGAATCCGTCAGGAGCCGCTGCATCGGATGCTGGACCTCCCGGTCGTACTGCAGGGCAAGATGGAGGTACTTCATGCGTAGTCCAGCGGCCGCCTCGCTTTTAAACACACTAGGACAGCCGACAACGGCTGAATCCGATTCGAGCCCGAACCCTCTATTGATGGCAGTCACGAACCCGCCCACCGATACAGACGCATCGTTGCTCCCTGCATACGAACTCGAATCCACCTACCGCACTATCAACGGCTTGCAGTTACACACCGTGGCTGCAGGCGACCCCGACGATCCACTCGTCGTCCTCCTACACGGCCATCCGGATTTCTGGTACGGCTGGCGCGATCAGATCGGGCCACTCGTCGACGCCGGCTTCCGCGTGGTCGTGCCGGACCAGCGCGGCTGTAATCTGAGCGACGCGCCCGACGGTATCGATGCCTACCGGCTCTCGAATCTCGCGGCCGACGTCTGCGAACTGATCCACAGTGAGGGTCGACAGTCGGCCCACATCGTCGGGCACGACTTCGGTGGCTTCGTCGCCTGGAACGTCGCCCTCCGGCACCCTTCCGTGGTCGAGCGCCTCGGTATCTTGAACGTCCCCCACCCGACAGTCTATGGAGAAACCCTCCGGTCGAGCCCCGAACAGATTCTCCGAAGCTGGTACGTGTGGTTCTATCAGGTGCCGAAACTCCCCGAGTGGCTCCTGCGTCGGAACGACATGGACAACATGGTCGATTCGCTCGAAATCACGTCAAACGAGGGTACTTTCGACGACGAAACGATAGAGCGCTACAAGACGGCCTGGCAGTACACCGGCATCGAACCACGGATCAACTGGTACCGTGGGTTCCGCCGGTCGGACAGCCCTCCGCGCGACAATGTCACCCAGCCAACGCTGATCTGCTGGGGCGAAGACGACATCGCGCTCCGCCCGTCGATGGCCGAAGAAAGCGTCGACTACTGCGAGGACGCCCAACTCCGGATGTTCCCCGATGCGTCACACTGGGTCCATCACGAGCGTGAAGAAGTGACTGACGAGCTAATTCACCATCTAACACAGAGTTCGCTGTCGGTGCCAACGAGCCCTCTCGAAGACTGACCGCGAGGCTGTGTCCTGGTTGCTGCCCGCGGACCTCACCGCCCGCGCCAGTGACGAAGGGCAAATCCGCGTCTCTACCACCTCTGTAGCGGACGAGTGGCACCTGGTGGCACCTGGTTTCTCGGGGCGATACCGCGCTGGCGTATCGAGACGGGCCTGAGAACAGTGTGGGGGGAATCGGCCTCTCGATTGCGCGGGCTCAGTGCAGCACGTGCCGGGCTTTTGCGGGTGTGTAGTCGTGTTCGTCTTCGAGGTGGTCCGTGAACGTCTCTGGGGCGGTCGTCCGGCCGGTTCTGAACCACTCACACTCGGGACAGTCGTACGCTGCACCGGGACCCATCGTGACCGTCACAGCGGGGTCGTCGTCGTAGCCGAGGCCGTAGACGTGTTCGGACCCGATGAACACGATGGCGTACGCTTCGTCGGAATACCGGCGAACGCTGTACGCGCCTGCACGCCCCAACTCCGTGAGCTCCCGTTTCCGCAGCGGTCGCTCCGGCAGCGCCGAACGTGGCTCCGGTGCCATATCTCTACCCGGGGCTCGGGACAGTAAAGTCGTGTGTCGAGTCGGGAGTGCGAGGGCCGGTAGCGACGACGGGCTGGGTGGCCGGCCGACCGCTCTCCTTACAGCGAGTCGTTTTCAGTCTCGTCCGGCATCTCGGTTTCCGTCTCGGTCTCTGTCTCCGTTTCAGTTTCCGTCTCAGTTTCAGTCGGCGTTTCCGTCTCAGTCTCGGTTTCCGTCTCTGTCTCCGTCTCCGTGGCAGTCTCGGTTTCCGTTGCCGTCTCAGTCGCGGTTTCAGTCTCAGTTGCCGTCTCGGTTTCCGTCGCCGTTTCGGTCGCTGTCTCAGTCGCCGTCTCCGTTTCAGTTTCCGTTGCCGTTGCCGTCTCGGTTTCCGTTGCAGTCTCGGTCTCAGTCTTTCGCTCCGTGGCAGTTTCGGTTTCTGTCGCAGTCTCGGTCTCTCTCTCCGTCTCTGTCTCGGTCTCCTTCGGTGGCTCGGCCTCCGTCTCCGTCACCTTGTCCTCGGGAGTCTCCGTCAGCGGCGGCATCGGAGCCGCCGGCGAGGGGACGGTGATAGTCGTCTGGGCGTCCTCCGTCAGCAACACCTCGAACGGCGTGTCGGCGGGGGCCGACGCAGGGTCGAGGTAGCCGATGGCCGTCGCGGAGTAGACCGTCCCGCCCGACAGCGAGACGTCAACCGAGGCCACGACCGTGCCGTTGTTCGATTCCGTCGCTTCGCGGATGTCCACCGTGTAGTCGCCCGATGGGACGGTCACGTACTCCGAGGCGTTCCGGAAGGACACGTCCTCGGCGAGAACGAGCATCGAGTCGCCCTCCCCGACGGTCACGTCGACTGCGGGCGCGTCGGGCGCGAGGTGGACGACGCTGAGCGCCGACTCGTCGTCCTCGACTGCGGCCGCGTCGTCTTCGAAGACGACCGGCTCGAAGGACGTCTCGGCACCCTCGCTAATCTCGCCACTGGCGGCGATAGTGAATGCCGCCCGGGGCTCGAACGTCACCTCGTCCTCGAAGACGACCGTATCGGGGTCTCCCGCTGCCTGGATGGTCACGTCGCTGGTGCCGGCGGGGAGTTCGAGGTAGTCGCTTGCGGTCCCGAAGGAGACGTTCTCGTAGACCACGGACCCGTCAACGAGGACGTCGACCGCGGGCGCGTCCGGCGACGCGTGGACCACGCGGAGGAACATCGATTCCTGTGAGGTCAGTGTTGTCGTCTCGCCGTTCTCGTCGTCCTCCATCTGCGCTGGCTGGTGGCCGGTCGTCGCGGTGACGACCGCGACCGAACCGACGACAGCGAGCGCGACGATGAGGACTGTCGCTAGTGCTCTTCGTGTCATTTCAGTCTATTACTGGCCTGACAGCGTCTTTGTTATAGACGGTGTAGGTGAGACCCCGCGAACGGCCGGTTCCGGTAAGGTCGTCGTAGCGAAACGGTCTGACGGGACAGCTCACCACGATTCCTGGTAGGCTCGCCGGACTCCAGCGAGGGTCGGCTTACCCCCAGCCGTCTATCCCGCTCGTGTGTCCTGGTTTTTCGCTCGCTCGCTGGAAACCTCACCGTACGCCCGGGCGGCCAGAGTGTCCGAGACGAAAGGCCCGGCCGAACAGACCCGCGGTGGCACTCCCCAGCGGGTGCCGTGCCGACGAGCGGTGTCACCAGAGGTCCTGATTCTTCGACCGCCCTTTCAGGAACCGTGCTGACCGGTCATCGCTGACCAGAAATCGAGTTTCGTCCTGCACTCCGGGCAAAAGACTGCGCGAGTCCGGGCCACTCACCGGCGGTCGGTCTCGACGCTCTGGCTGATGAGGTCCTGCACGGCAGGGGTGACTGGTTCGAGTGTCACGGCACCGGACGCGCGGTCGTAGCTCACCAGCCCCACGTCGGCAAGCAGTGGCAGGTGGTGGTGCAAGAGGCTGGTTCGAATCTGCTCGTAGTCCTCCCTGGACGTCATGGACTTCCAGGCCGTGGCCTCCCAGCCTGCGAGGAGGGTCGCGAGTTCGGAGACCGTACTTTCCCCCTGGACGAGGAGGACGTAGAGCGTCCGCCGGCGGAGGGTCGAAGTGAGCGCCCGGTACAGACGGTCGTCAGAGAGGGCGGGGCTGGCTATCCCCTCTGCAGGCTGACTCGCGTGCTCGGAGTCTGGGGAATGATTGCTCATCGGCACCTGGAACTAAGCCATAGAACGTGATGTAGCTACTGAGTATTCTCACGCGTCAATAATCTATCAACTTGGCGACTGCGCCACCAGTTCCGACAGCGGCCCCACGGGAGTGACCTCAGTCGCCCGTGACGCCCTCCGTTCCATCGACGTTCGTGACGTCGATGGCCCCGGACAGTTCGGTGTTGGGGTAGGGCATGTCGATGCCCTCGGCGTCGAGGCGCTCTTTGACGGCCTCGACGAACTGTGCGCGAACCGCGCCGTAGCTGCTCTCGGCCGTCTCTATCCAGATTCGTCCCGAGAGCACCACTGCGGAGTCACCGAGCGACGTGACGGGAGCGGACGGGGCAGGGTCGCCGAGGACGCCGTCGATACGCTCGCCTTCCTCGATAATGACCTCACGTGCCAGGTCGATGTCGTCCTCGTACCCGATGCCGAAGTCGACTGACACGCGGCGCTGGTCGTTGGCAACGTTATTGATGACAGCCGCGCTGGCGAGGTCGCTATTCGGAACGGTAACCAACTGGTTGTCGAACGTATCGAGCTTCGTCACTCGCAACTGGATGTCTCGAACCACGCCGCTGTTTCCGTTCCACTCGACCCAGTCCCCGACGGTGAACGGTTCGTCCTGGATGATGAACACGCCGGCGACGAAGTTGGCGATGAGGTCCTGGGCGGCGAACCCGACAGCGAGCGCGAGCGCACCGGCGAGCGTTGCGAACGCCGCGAGGACGACGCCGAAGCCGGCGACTGTCGCGGCAAGCGCCACCGCCGCGACGGCGACGATTCCGACTGTCGTGCTCACTGCCAGCCCGACCAGCGTCTCGTCGAAGTTGCGATGTCGCAGAGTCCGTTCGACCGCCCTGGTCACGAAGTACTTCCCGAGGAGGTACAGCACCACGAACACGACGGCGAAGATAACGACCGTCGTGGCCGCGCTGACGAGGGGCGTGACGTACTCCTGTGGCTCAAGGGAGATTCCTTGTTGAAGTGGTAACATACTCCGTAGGCATACATGACAAGTCAGTATATATAATTTGGCCAGAAAGTGGCGACCAACTGTGGTACATCCACTCTAGACGAGATTGAGGGCGGCAACGACAGGCTGCGTGGCGAAACCCGCCTCCAGAAAGAGGGGGAAGCGTCCGGGGACGTCAGGTGAGACGAGCGTGCGACGGTAACGCGGCGGTCACACACTCGCCGCCACGGGTCTCGCACCGGACTGCCAGTACCGGCCAGCGACGAGACCATCCCGACGGAAACGCGCAAGCCGTATATTTGTGATGGCAGCGAGAGCAGTCACGTCGCTCGACTTTGCTGGGGTCAGGGCCACAGAAACAGTCTCACGCACCGTTCGAACACATCGTCGACAGAGCGGGAACGGCTCACTCAGATTCGGCGAGGGGCTGAACCAGTATCTCACCACAGCTCCGCACCGTCACCTCGTGGCCGAGATACTCGAAGATGACTTCCCCATCGCCGCGGTGAGCACTCTTCACGCGTGGCTGAAACAGAGCGTCGAGGGCGTCCGGGTCGATGACCGCGTGCAGCGGGTCGAGGTCGTCGACTGCCGTCTCCGTGACGGTCGCCATCGTCTCCGGGACGACGAGACTCGGTGGTGCGCTCCCGTGTTCGAACGTCACTCGGTACGTGTCTATCTCTGGTCGATACTCGATGGCCGCCCGTGGCTCCGGTGTCGTGGCTGTCATTGGATTGGTACAGAACCCGTCCCAGCCCGTGGGTTCGTAGCCGGAAAATCGGGAGCAAGATGCATAAACATTATTGTGATTTTCACATTATAGATTGATACGTTTGCCGTGAATCAGTACCCGCGTACCGACCGATGGCGGGCAGTTCCTTCGCAGCCGACACTCGCCGTACGCCGCTGCGCGCCGACACGTGGGCCACCCTCTAATACCGTAACCGTCGACGTGCTTGGCCCGTCCTCGCCTCTGCCGCTAGACCGCCGCCGTATCGTCCGCGCCCGGACGGTACGTCCGTTCGTGGGTCCCCGAAAGCCAGTGTGTCGAACAACCCGCCACCTTCCGGGGTGAGCCTGGCCTGGCGAGCGACGCACAGGAGAGTCATCAAATCCCGCGAGGGTCGTACGTGAGACGATACTCACCCGCTCTGTGCGGGCGTTTCGAGCGTGTGGACGTACGAGTCGAGTCCCTCGAGGACCTCGTCGAACGTGTCCCGGAACTTCGACTCCATCATGGTCTTCGCGAGTAGCCAGCCGAGCGGACCGAACTTCGGCCTGAAGTGCGACGTCATGGTAACGGCCGTTCGCGTCCCGTCGACGGACTCGACGTGGATGTCGACCACGTTCTCCCTGAGCGGGAACTTCCCGACGTCTGTGAAGTTCACGGTGTATCCGGTGTCGGGCACGTACTCGGTTATCTCCTCTTCGATACGGCCGCCGTCACGGAGGACACACTCCCGGGTCGCCCCCGGTCCACTCTCCGGGCCGGCGACGATGCTCGACGTGGTGACGTTCGGGTTGTACTTCGCGACCCCGCCGAAGTCGTCGAGAACTCCCCAGACGACTTCTCTCGGCGCATCTATCTCTCTCCTCACGCTAACTGTATGCACGCCGATACTACACTGGCTGCGGATATAGGTGTGGCTGGGGTCGGTCCCGTCGGCGCACAACCAGCGTCTCGCTCGTCTTTCCCACCCCGACACACGCTGCTGGCGGTGCGCTACTCGGAGACCCCGACGACCTGCTTCCCGATGTTGTCACCGGAGAACAGTCCGAGGAACGCCTCCGGTGCGTTCTCGAGGCCGTCGACGACAGTCTCGCGATGGCTGATGTCGCCCGACGCCACCCACGTGGCGAGTTGTTCGGTGGCTTCGGTAAATCGCGGTGCGAAGTCACTGACGAGCAGTCCCTGGACTCTCGCACGCGGTGCGATGAGTTGCGGGAGTTTGCGCGGTCCCGTCGGGACGCCCTCCTCGTTGTAGTGAGCGATCTGGCCGCAAACGGCGACCCGGGCGTCGAGGTTCAGCTTCGTGAAGACGGCATCAGTCAGCGGGCCGCCGACGTTGTCGAAGTAGACGTCGACGCCGTCGGGCGCGACGTCGTCGAGTGCCGCCCGGTAGTCGTCGACGTCCCTGTAGTTGATTGCGGCGTCGAAGCCGAGGTCGTCGGTGACCCACTCGACTTTCTCGTCGGTGCCCGCGGAGCCGACGACGCGGCACCCGTTCAGCTTCGCAATCTGGCCGACCACTGAGCCGACCGCACCGGCCGCCCCCGACACCACGACCGTGTCACCCGGGTTGGGTTCGCCGACTTCGAGGAGCCCGAAGTACGCTGTCCGGCCGGGCATGCCGAGTACCCCGAGGTAGGCGGGGAGGTCCGCGATAGTCGGGTCGACGGGAGCGACGTCGCCAGCGTCGAGGACGGTGTAGTCCGCCCACGTTCCGTTGCCCGTGACGAGGTCGCCGGTATCGTACGCGTCACTTTCGCTCTCGACGACTTCACCGACGACAGCGCCGTTCATCGCGTCGCCGACGTCCCACGGCTCGGCGTACGACTCCGCGTCCCGCATCCGACCCCGCATGTAGGGGTCGACGGAGAGGTAGCGGACCCGCACGAGGACCTGGCCGTGTTCCGGCTCCGGGACGTCGCTTTCGTGGAGTTCGAAACTATCCATGTCCGGCTCACCGTCGGGACGCTCGGCAAACACCCACTCGCGGTTCGAATCTCGCATGCTCCACCATCCGCCGCCTGCGCCGAAAACAGTGCTGCTTCCGATGCGGCCGCCGACGAGGAACCGGACAACGGTAATCCCGGGATGCGAGAATCGTTCACTCCTGGATGTCGAGGGCCGCGTCCGCGGCAGTGGCAGCCTCGCGCCACCACACCAGTTCGAACTCGATGCTCTGTTTCGCCTCCGTGTCCCCCTCGGACCAGTCCGATTCGGCTTCGAGTTTGTAGGTCACAGGCTCTGTCGGGTCGACTTGCACGCCTGTTCCGCCGACGTCGAGCGTCACATCTCCTCCGCTGTCGAGCTGGTCGGCCAGGTCCCGGAGGGACGTCGCAATCTCGGCTCGCGTCTTCTGCGCTTCCGTTTCCAGTTCTCCCATGCCCCTTCGTCCGGCAGAACGCCGAATAAGTATGCGGCACTTTCCGGGGCCCGGAAAATCCGCCTGGTCGGTATGTGCACACTAGTCGGTCCGACCGAACCACCCACTCGCTGGAACGACTCGACCGCCCCGGGCGAGTCCGGACCCCCGCGAGCACGACGTGGCAGGAAAGTGCCCGACTCCACCGCACCGACCCAAAATTTGTGTTGGTTTTATACGCGATGCGGCATATATGTGTAGTATGTGTCCAGAAACGATAGACTCGTTCGACCAATGTAACGGATGCGGGAAGGAGTTCAAACGTATGCAAATAAGTGACCCGCGGAAGGGGTACGAGGTGCTGCACGAGGACGCAGACAAGTGGGAAATCCAGTGCAAGGGGTGCGAGAGAACGTACACGATTCGACGGTAGTGAGAGCGGCCGTAGACCGACCGGGCCGTCCCGTCATGTACCGGGAGACGGCCAGGCGGTCCAGGAGCCATCTCCCGTTGCTCGGCTGGCGACGAGCACAGTTCACAGTGACCGGTAGCATCGGTGTAACCACCTGACACCGGCGTCCGCGAGCGCTTATGTCTCCC contains:
- a CDS encoding class I SAM-dependent methyltransferase, yielding MAEDDWNQFYSTGEYERSAYLAGEMMDEYVDRFFTALGSSPDSFASVGCGPAVTEVALADRHPDIEFYCCDISEHVIRDNRELAEQRDLSNISFSVRSLPDIDMGREFDIVYCMATLYFVEEIEIAIETLYNHVASGGYLIFNYPTEATRDWLRDASQQKREFFSPVVSGTNLLTEKEIEHVLGTTLQDYWELVGATELQSAGHPAVFVQR
- a CDS encoding helix-turn-helix domain-containing protein → MKYLHLALQYDREVQHPMQRLLTDSEGVERSWLVTWNLLGEGAIIHTLFYIIGERERYEQHIAGAEGTVDYDITPVDDGSFYAYVREREKDVFERFRTAFEQPSVVVVPPLAYRPDGRVDFDVLGEPADLEGSLDRLPDEITVEVSEIGEYDARPDVPAVDLTARQREALRAAVTVGYYEYPRTGSVADVAEVLDCATSTASNHLQKAEARLIRQFIGAR
- a CDS encoding alpha/beta fold hydrolase codes for the protein MAVTNPPTDTDASLLPAYELESTYRTINGLQLHTVAAGDPDDPLVVLLHGHPDFWYGWRDQIGPLVDAGFRVVVPDQRGCNLSDAPDGIDAYRLSNLAADVCELIHSEGRQSAHIVGHDFGGFVAWNVALRHPSVVERLGILNVPHPTVYGETLRSSPEQILRSWYVWFYQVPKLPEWLLRRNDMDNMVDSLEITSNEGTFDDETIERYKTAWQYTGIEPRINWYRGFRRSDSPPRDNVTQPTLICWGEDDIALRPSMAEESVDYCEDAQLRMFPDASHWVHHEREEVTDELIHHLTQSSLSVPTSPLED
- a CDS encoding DUF4397 domain-containing protein — translated: MTRRALATVLIVALAVVGSVAVVTATTGHQPAQMEDDENGETTTLTSQESMFLRVVHASPDAPAVDVLVDGSVVYENVSFGTASDYLELPAGTSDVTIQAAGDPDTVVFEDEVTFEPRAAFTIAASGEISEGAETSFEPVVFEDDAAAVEDDESALSVVHLAPDAPAVDVTVGEGDSMLVLAEDVSFRNASEYVTVPSGDYTVDIREATESNNGTVVASVDVSLSGGTVYSATAIGYLDPASAPADTPFEVLLTEDAQTTITVPSPAAPMPPLTETPEDKVTETEAEPPKETETETERETETATETETATERKTETETATETETATATETETETATETATETATETETATETETATETATETETATETETETETETETETPTETETETETETETETETEMPDETENDSL
- a CDS encoding DUF7344 domain-containing protein, with translation MSNHSPDSEHASQPAEGIASPALSDDRLYRALTSTLRRRTLYVLLVQGESTVSELATLLAGWEATAWKSMTSREDYEQIRTSLLHHHLPLLADVGLVSYDRASGAVTLEPVTPAVQDLISQSVETDRR
- a CDS encoding mechanosensitive ion channel family protein, which produces MLPLQQGISLEPQEYVTPLVSAATTVVIFAVVFVVLYLLGKYFVTRAVERTLRHRNFDETLVGLAVSTTVGIVAVAAVALAATVAGFGVVLAAFATLAGALALAVGFAAQDLIANFVAGVFIIQDEPFTVGDWVEWNGNSGVVRDIQLRVTKLDTFDNQLVTVPNSDLASAAVINNVANDQRRVSVDFGIGYEDDIDLAREVIIEEGERIDGVLGDPAPSAPVTSLGDSAVVLSGRIWIETAESSYGAVRAQFVEAVKERLDAEGIDMPYPNTELSGAIDVTNVDGTEGVTGD
- a CDS encoding HalOD1 output domain-containing protein, with the protein product MTATTPEPRAAIEYRPEIDTYRVTFEHGSAPPSLVVPETMATVTETAVDDLDPLHAVIDPDALDALFQPRVKSAHRGDGEVIFEYLGHEVTVRSCGEILVQPLAESE
- a CDS encoding SRPBCC family protein, producing MCADGTDPSHTYIRSQCSIGVHTVSVRREIDAPREVVWGVLDDFGGVAKYNPNVTTSSIVAGPESGPGATRECVLRDGGRIEEEITEYVPDTGYTVNFTDVGKFPLRENVVDIHVESVDGTRTAVTMTSHFRPKFGPLGWLLAKTMMESKFRDTFDEVLEGLDSYVHTLETPAQSG
- a CDS encoding NADP-dependent oxidoreductase, with the translated sequence MRDSNREWVFAERPDGEPDMDSFELHESDVPEPEHGQVLVRVRYLSVDPYMRGRMRDAESYAEPWDVGDAMNGAVVGEVVESESDAYDTGDLVTGNGTWADYTVLDAGDVAPVDPTIADLPAYLGVLGMPGRTAYFGLLEVGEPNPGDTVVVSGAAGAVGSVVGQIAKLNGCRVVGSAGTDEKVEWVTDDLGFDAAINYRDVDDYRAALDDVAPDGVDVYFDNVGGPLTDAVFTKLNLDARVAVCGQIAHYNEEGVPTGPRKLPQLIAPRARVQGLLVSDFAPRFTEATEQLATWVASGDISHRETVVDGLENAPEAFLGLFSGDNIGKQVVGVSE
- a CDS encoding amphi-Trp domain-containing protein, yielding MGELETEAQKTRAEIATSLRDLADQLDSGGDVTLDVGGTGVQVDPTEPVTYKLEAESDWSEGDTEAKQSIEFELVWWREAATAADAALDIQE